Genomic DNA from Candidatus Paceibacterota bacterium:
TTTTAATTTCTTCTTTCATTTTTTTTATATTATCACTTTATAACGGCCGTTAAATTTTGATAATGCTTAATACACTTCCTGCTGATAACATTTCTCGCAGTAAATTATTTCTGGCCTCTCTGGTGCATAGCTCGTCTCAAATTCGACATCGCACTTCTCTGTCCCATGAAAATGATTTTGTTTATCACACATGCAGACTCTGTGCCAAAGTCTCATGGGATTTCTGTATTTAAGCCTGCGTGCGTGTCTACAATTCAGACAAAGGTTCGGAAGCGGTAAATTCATGCGTCGATAAAATTGCAACTCGGCTTGAATGATCTTAAATGCGCCAGTGCATTGATCATTGCAGTTGCCGTCATGTTCGCATTTTATGACTTCATGTATAATATCATCCTGCACCTCTGAAATAGTATCGGGTAAATCGCTCACATTTTTTGTGATTTTATAATTTCTCTTTTCGGTTTCTCTCCACGAATATCCCAAAGCCAATGCTTGTTCTTTGGTCAATGGAAAGAATTCTTGAGCGGTGGTTTCATTGTAGGCAAAAGGACAAGTTTCTATCGGGAAAAATTCTCCATATTTATATATCAGGCCTTGCTTGTCTGTGTAAGACATATCATTCATATGGTTTATAATTTGTTCTCTTAATTTAAAATATTCTTCTTTTTCATATTGCTTATTGAAAATACAATATTGCTTTTTTCTTAAACCGACACAGCCGAAAATATCCTTTGAATTGACACAAAACATAGAATACTCCACATTTTGGCAATTTGTGATTATCCAATGAGAGAATTTTATATTCGCGTTCTGGTCACCGCTTTGCAATGTCTCATACAATAGCGAGGATCCTTGGCCAAACGTGCTGTGGTCGTAAGCATCGGTTAATTTTCCTGTTATAAAACTGCAAAATTTACTGTCTTCGATCTCAAAACCAATGAAGCAATTTTTTGCATTTTTTGTGTCGTTTAAATAATCGCCAGACGATCCGATATTTCGCCATCCATGATAAAATTTTTGAGGATAATTTTGCGACAAAGATTCGACTTTCTCTTGTGCTGTTTTTATCTTTTTTAATGAACTTGGGTATAGTTCTGCTAATTTCTTATTATAATCTTCCTTGGAATACTGTTCATTAAAAATGCAATAACTTTTTTTATTTAAATTTATACAGCCGAAACAATCATTGCACCCTGAGCAATTTTTAGAAAACATAACATTATGGCAACTATCGCAATCAATACTGAAAAATGTATTGTAGCATCGATTGCAATTCATAGTTTCATAGCAAAGCTCGCAATGGTTCGCCATTAAATTATCCACGCTGTCCTTGCTATGATTCACGAAACTACCATAAATCAAATTTTCTCCATAATCAGAATAAGTAACCATGTATGAATTTTTTTGCCAAGCAGACATGTTGACGTATTCAGTATTAATCCAAGTCGAATACAATCCATATAAATTCATTATGGGAACTCTGTGATACAGATCATTTATTTGCGAAATTACATTCTGTTTTGGATTAAAATCAACTCCATAATCTATCGCGTCCCAGTCATCTCCCCACCAGCACGAAGTACAATAAACATGAATTCCAGAATCTTCTGCAAAGATAGCAATCGTCTTTTTATCGCATTTTTCACATATTCGATGATGGAAAGTTCTTTCGTTTCTTCGAGCCAGCCGACGTATCAAACGGCACTCAGGGCAAAAAGTCGGCAGTGGCACGTTCATTTTTTCATAAAATCCAAAATCATCTGGCTCAATCGTAAAGTCTTTTTTACAGTTTTGGCAAGTTTTAATTTCTTGATTCATATTTTTTCTCCCGCCTGCATCAGCTATGCTTCAGGCATTGCGGGCAGGTCTAAAGATTTTGCCGCAACACTGATGGAATTACTAACTTCATTATAATCTGGTAATTCTTCTACGGATTTTACTCCCATAAAAGATAATAATTCAAAGCTAGGTTTGTAAATATATTTTCTACTGTCTTTTGCATCCGTCGTTTTATCCACCAATCCGCGAACAGACAAGGCTCTTAAAGTAAAACTAGAATTTACGCCTCTAATATAATCGATCTCTGCCCTACTCACGCCATTTTTATAAAGAATAATAGAGAGAGTTTCCAGGCTAGCTTTGGAAAGTTCTTTATTGAGTTCCTCTTTTTGCAAATCTTCAATAATCCCGCTCAATTCTGGCGCAGTGCCGAGCATTATTTCATTTTCATTTTCGATCAGCGCTATTCCTCTTTCTTTCAAATTTTCTTTCAATTTTCCTACAGCTTCATTTATTTCTAACTGTTCCACTTTTAAAATTTCAGCAAGTTTCTTGCGAGACATTGGTTCTTCTTTCCAAAATAATATCGCTTCAATTTTTTGTTCTATGTTCATAATAAATATTAAGATGCAGTTTCAGAAATTTCTTGCATAATTTTTTCTTGCTTAGTCATTATAATATCTCCTCCTTCAGTTTCTTGGATTGCATCAAGTATTCCGTTTCTGATAAGCTCCAGCATAGCCAAAAAACCAACAATCACAACTATCTTTTCTTCTCTTGATGCCTGCTTTCCTCCTCCGCTAAAATCCTTAAAATTCATCTTAAGAGAACTTTTAATTCTTTCTGTCAATTTATCTATCATTTCCTCGAGGCTTATGACCTTTTGCACTTCTACTTTCGGCAGAAATACTTTTTGAGGCATAGCGCCTACCGCATTCCGGGCGAAAATCATCATGGAGTCCTTAGTAATTCTATCATCCGGTAAAAATACTAAAACATTATTCTTCCTTTCAAGCGGAGCAAAAATTATTTTTTGACCAAAATTATTTTTTATATTTCCTCCTAGCTTGGTGAAAAGTTCGTAAAGGCGCAGCCTTTCTTCTAAATTTTTAATATCTCCTTCTTCTTCGTTTGTCAGATCTAGGTTTGGCAATAAGGATTTAGATTTGATTAAAAGCAAAGAAGCCGCTACTGAGACAAAACTCGAAATTTCAGAATAATGCAAACCTCCCAATTTATTCATGAAATTCAAGAAATCTTCAGTCACCGCGGAAAGGGATACATCATTAATATGAAGCTTTCGCTTTTCGATCAAGCTCAAAAGCAAGCCAAACGGCCCTTCAAAGCTATTAGTTTTTATTTGAAAAGCAGAATTATCTGTCTGTGTTTCCATCACGTTAGAAGCAGATCGCGATCAACTCACGTTTCTGATATTTAAAGTTATTAATTTTTTTATTATTTATTTTCATATTAATATTTATTTTTAAATTGCGATCGCGGCTTCTAACGGGATCCATATCCTTCGATAAATTTGTATAAAAGTCTCACGGGCGTACCGAGAGCCCCAGCAGCCAAACTCTCTCCCGCAGTTGATGTCATTCTCGGAGCTATATCCAAATGCGCCCACTTCGGAGTTTTTTCCTCTTCTTTTGTATTTTTTACAAATTGATACAAAAAAATTGCTCCATAAATCGCTCCGCCGTAACGAGAATCCTTATTGTGAACATTTGTAAGATCCCCTATAGATCCTTTTATCTCATTTTCATATTCCTCCCACATTGGCAAACGCCAAATATAATCTCCAGTTTTTTCTGCTATTTCCTCAAGGTTTTTCACCAATGCATCATTATTAGAAAAAATAGCTGAAGCCCTCTCTCCGAGCGCCACCGCCGCAGCTCCAGTCAAAGTGGCAACATCTATTATTACCTCTCCATTATATTTTCCTGCATAAGAAAGTGCATCTGCTAAAATTACCCTACCTTCTGCATCAGTATTTAATATTTCAATCGTTTGCCCTGACATAGAGCGAACCACGTCTCCAGGTCGATAACTTTTTCCTGATGTCATATTTTCCACAGAAGGAGTAAGCCCGACTACATTCTTTTTTAATTTCATTTTTGCAGCAAGAGCTATCGTATGTATCACTGCCGCACCGCCTGACATATCCATATTCATTCCGAGAAGCGAAGAAGAAGGTTTTAGATTTATTCCCCCAGCATCAAAAGTTACCCCTTTACCGACAAGCACAATGGGTTTCTCTTCTTTTTTGCCACCCTTATATTCCATAATAATAAATTTTGATTCTTCGTCTGATCCTCGTCCGACAGAAAGAATCGCTCTCATGTTTTGTTTCTCCATTTCTTTCTCTCCTAGGACTGTCACTTTTACTGGCAGATTCTTCACCGCTTCTTTTGCCTTTTGAGCCAGAATTTGCGGAGTCATGTCTCCTCCTGGAGTATTTGATAACGTTCTAGTTTTATTTACCTCTTCGGCAATAATATTTCCTTTTAAAATTGCTTTTTGAGTTTCTTTGTTTGTTCCAAAAATAATAATCTCTTTAATAGTATTAAATCCTTCCTTGGGCGGTTTTTTATATTCATTAAATTCATAATTGGCGAAATCAAGCTGAGTACCGATTATTTCTCCCAACTCTAAATCTGAAATCTGTGCGAGGTCTTGCCTCGCACAAGTTTTGAAATCATTAAAATTAAAAGCTATTTTTTCTACTTTTGTACTTTTCGCCAAAGCAACCATCTTGCGCACAAGCAAAAAGAGCTTCCGCAAATTCATTTTTTCCTTTTCTTCGCATTTTAAATAGAGGGTTTTTACACCATTTCCTGCCTTGCCGGCAGGCATGTCCCTAACAATTTCGTCCTTATTTTTTGGGTCAATAGAAACAAAGAGCACCTCACCTTTTATGTCTTTTGCATTGTCCTTAAAAGTTATTTTCATAATTAGATTATATACCTTTTTACAAAAATTTCAAAAAACCATATAAAA
This window encodes:
- a CDS encoding leucyl aminopeptidase family protein, with translation MKITFKDNAKDIKGEVLFVSIDPKNKDEIVRDMPAGKAGNGVKTLYLKCEEKEKMNLRKLFLLVRKMVALAKSTKVEKIAFNFNDFKTCARQDLAQISDLELGEIIGTQLDFANYEFNEYKKPPKEGFNTIKEIIIFGTNKETQKAILKGNIIAEEVNKTRTLSNTPGGDMTPQILAQKAKEAVKNLPVKVTVLGEKEMEKQNMRAILSVGRGSDEESKFIIMEYKGGKKEEKPIVLVGKGVTFDAGGINLKPSSSLLGMNMDMSGGAAVIHTIALAAKMKLKKNVVGLTPSVENMTSGKSYRPGDVVRSMSGQTIEILNTDAEGRVILADALSYAGKYNGEVIIDVATLTGAAAVALGERASAIFSNNDALVKNLEEIAEKTGDYIWRLPMWEEYENEIKGSIGDLTNVHNKDSRYGGAIYGAIFLYQFVKNTKEEEKTPKWAHLDIAPRMTSTAGESLAAGALGTPVRLLYKFIEGYGSR
- a CDS encoding SMC-Scp complex subunit ScpB — encoded protein: MNIEQKIEAILFWKEEPMSRKKLAEILKVEQLEINEAVGKLKENLKERGIALIENENEIMLGTAPELSGIIEDLQKEELNKELSKASLETLSIILYKNGVSRAEIDYIRGVNSSFTLRALSVRGLVDKTTDAKDSRKYIYKPSFELLSFMGVKSVEELPDYNEVSNSISVAAKSLDLPAMPEA
- a CDS encoding segregation/condensation protein A, which encodes METQTDNSAFQIKTNSFEGPFGLLLSLIEKRKLHINDVSLSAVTEDFLNFMNKLGGLHYSEISSFVSVAASLLLIKSKSLLPNLDLTNEEEGDIKNLEERLRLYELFTKLGGNIKNNFGQKIIFAPLERKNNVLVFLPDDRITKDSMMIFARNAVGAMPQKVFLPKVEVQKVISLEEMIDKLTERIKSSLKMNFKDFSGGGKQASREEKIVVIVGFLAMLELIRNGILDAIQETEGGDIIMTKQEKIMQEISETAS